In one Methylobacterium sp. SyP6R genomic region, the following are encoded:
- a CDS encoding dioxygenase family protein, with product MRIERQQDVTPAVLEVMARTRDPRLREIMTSLITHLHGFVRDVRLTEAEFRDATAILNEIGALASDTHNEFVLMAGSLGVSSLVCLLNNGDHGNTETSQSLLGPFWRLNAPRVENGGTIVRSDTPGDPLFVNARVIDGEGRPIAGAEVDVWHASPVGLYENQDPEQAEMNLRGKFTTDDDGRFWFRSVMMIGYPIPTDGVVGRLLAAQDRHPMRPAHLHALIFKPGFKVLISQVYDANDPHIDSDVQFGVTKALVGDFVRHDRPHPEAADATAPWYALDYTYVMEPGEAVLPRPPIK from the coding sequence ATGCGTATCGAGCGTCAGCAGGACGTGACGCCTGCCGTTCTGGAGGTCATGGCGCGGACGCGCGATCCGCGCCTGCGCGAGATCATGACCTCGCTCATCACCCATCTGCACGGCTTCGTCCGCGACGTGCGCCTCACAGAGGCCGAGTTCCGCGACGCCACCGCGATCCTCAACGAGATCGGCGCGCTCGCCTCCGACACCCACAACGAGTTCGTGCTGATGGCCGGCTCGCTCGGCGTGTCCTCCCTCGTGTGCCTCCTCAACAACGGCGACCACGGCAACACCGAGACCTCGCAGTCGCTGCTCGGGCCGTTCTGGCGCCTCAACGCGCCGCGGGTCGAGAATGGCGGCACCATCGTGCGCTCCGACACGCCGGGCGACCCGCTCTTCGTCAATGCCCGGGTGATCGACGGCGAGGGACGGCCGATCGCCGGCGCCGAGGTCGATGTCTGGCACGCCTCGCCCGTTGGCCTCTACGAGAACCAGGATCCCGAGCAGGCCGAGATGAACCTGCGCGGCAAGTTCACCACCGATGACGACGGCCGGTTCTGGTTCCGCTCGGTGATGATGATCGGCTATCCGATCCCCACCGACGGGGTCGTCGGCCGGCTGCTGGCGGCGCAAGACCGCCACCCGATGCGCCCGGCCCACCTGCATGCCCTGATCTTCAAGCCGGGCTTCAAGGTGCTGATCTCGCAGGTCTACGACGCCAACGACCCGCATATCGATTCCGACGTGCAGTTCGGCGTGACCAAGGCGCTGGTCGGCGACTTCGTGCGCCACGATCGCCCGCATCCGGAGGCGGCCGATGCGACGGCGCCCTGGTACGCCCTCGACTACACCTACGTCATGGAGCCCGGCGAGGCCGTGCTGCCGCGCCCGCCGATCAAGTGA
- a CDS encoding GntR family transcriptional regulator, producing MPGPALVDDGKNTMASQLVDRLREAIVSGQLEAGSKINLERARGSFGVSLSPLREALARLIADGLVVFEDNRGYRVAPVSLANLEEITRLREEFEILALRQAIAIGTVDWEGDVMRALHRMNRTERDPEQPDTLERWEAYHREFHLTLIAGCRMPLLLNFCSVLLSLNDRYRRSFLRRTPGGDRNVAQEHSEIAQGAVARDADFACAALREHIHRTGTNLQRHLADRLAP from the coding sequence ATGCCGGGCCCCGCCCTGGTCGACGACGGCAAGAACACGATGGCGAGCCAGCTCGTCGATCGCTTACGCGAGGCGATCGTGTCCGGTCAGCTCGAGGCGGGCAGCAAGATCAACCTGGAGCGTGCCCGCGGCAGCTTCGGAGTCTCGCTCAGCCCGCTCCGGGAGGCGCTCGCCCGGCTGATCGCCGACGGCCTCGTGGTGTTCGAGGACAATCGCGGCTATCGCGTCGCGCCGGTCTCGCTCGCGAACCTCGAGGAGATCACGCGGCTGCGCGAGGAATTCGAGATCCTGGCCCTGCGCCAGGCGATCGCGATCGGCACCGTGGACTGGGAGGGCGACGTGATGCGCGCCCTCCACCGCATGAACCGGACCGAGCGCGATCCGGAGCAGCCCGACACGCTGGAGCGGTGGGAGGCGTATCACCGCGAGTTCCACCTCACGCTGATCGCCGGGTGCCGCATGCCGCTGCTGCTCAATTTCTGCAGCGTGCTCCTGAGCCTGAACGACCGCTACCGCCGCTCGTTCCTGCGCCGCACGCCCGGGGGCGACCGCAACGTCGCCCAGGAGCATAGCGAGATCGCGCAAGGCGCGGTCGCCCGCGACGCCGACTTCGCCTGTGCCGCCTTGCGCGAGCACATCCACCGGACGGGCACCAACCTGCAGCGGCATCTCGCCGACAGGCTCGCCCCGTAA
- a CDS encoding sugar phosphate isomerase/epimerase family protein produces MHASSDWPLGLAHFTCIGVPPVDLVRLAARTGCASVGLRLHPAFPGAPFYELPPGSDAFRAMRRALADEGLRVYDIEFVVVGEDFVPASLSGMLEAAAGLGARRLSVCGDDADRPRLVARFAELCDLAAGFGMGVDLECMAWRRVASLPDAVRVVEAAGRPNGGVLVDALHLARTGGSPEDVRAVPPHLIRHAQLCDAPAQAPDSTEAIIQEARAGRLPPGEGALPLQALVAALPPTTALSIEVPVTGTTTPEDHVRTNLAAARRVLAG; encoded by the coding sequence ATGCATGCCTCCTCCGACTGGCCGCTCGGCCTGGCCCACTTCACCTGCATCGGGGTGCCGCCCGTCGACCTCGTCCGGCTTGCCGCCCGGACCGGCTGCGCCTCGGTGGGCCTGCGGCTCCATCCGGCCTTTCCGGGGGCTCCGTTCTACGAGCTGCCGCCCGGGAGCGACGCCTTCCGGGCGATGCGCCGGGCGCTCGCCGACGAGGGCCTTCGCGTCTACGACATCGAGTTCGTCGTCGTCGGGGAGGATTTCGTGCCGGCCTCGCTGTCCGGCATGCTCGAGGCCGCCGCGGGGCTCGGCGCCCGGCGCCTGAGCGTGTGCGGCGACGATGCCGACCGCCCGCGCCTCGTCGCGCGCTTTGCCGAACTCTGCGATCTCGCGGCCGGGTTCGGGATGGGAGTCGACCTCGAATGCATGGCCTGGCGCCGGGTCGCCAGCCTGCCCGACGCCGTCCGGGTGGTCGAGGCCGCCGGCCGGCCGAACGGCGGCGTCCTCGTCGACGCGCTCCACCTCGCCCGGACCGGCGGGTCGCCCGAGGACGTGCGCGCCGTGCCGCCTCACCTCATCCGCCACGCGCAGCTCTGCGACGCGCCGGCGCAGGCGCCGGACTCGACGGAGGCGATCATCCAGGAAGCCAGGGCGGGGCGCCTGCCCCCGGGCGAGGGGGCGCTGCCGCTGCAGGCGCTGGTCGCGGCCCTGCCGCCCACGACCGCCCTCTCGATCGAGGTGCCGGTCACCGGCACCACCACGCCCGAGGACCACGTGCGGACGAACCTGGCCGCGGCCCGGCGCGTGCTCGCCGGCTGA